In the genome of Carnobacterium pleistocenium FTR1, one region contains:
- the opp3C gene encoding oligopeptide ABC transporter permease translates to MNKQENVPVADEFKNLSPDMFAPATGSSVGDNEKISAPSLSFIEDSWRRLKKNKAAVVSLVVLIIMILLTIAAPIVAPHDPNIQTVEFASLPPKIPGIGIDGLNGTQKVGETRIDKYAEKSVPEDQYYILGTDSLGRDLLSRILYGTRVSLIIAFVAAFFDLTIGVTYGLVSGWLGGRVDNFMQRVLEILSGVPNLVVVILMLLVLQPGITSIIIALAITGWISMARVVRAQTLKLKNQEYILAARTLGESSVKIAFKHIIPNLSGIIIIQTMFSIPSAIFFEAFLSFIGIGIPAPTASLGTLINDGYKTFRFLPHLMWYPAAVICILMISFNLLADGLRDAFDPKMKD, encoded by the coding sequence ATGAATAAACAAGAGAATGTTCCTGTTGCAGATGAATTTAAGAATTTGTCCCCAGACATGTTTGCCCCAGCTACTGGGTCAAGTGTCGGTGATAATGAAAAAATTTCAGCACCTTCATTAAGTTTTATTGAAGACTCATGGAGAAGATTGAAAAAAAATAAAGCAGCAGTTGTTAGTCTGGTTGTTCTAATAATTATGATTCTTCTTACAATTGCCGCACCAATCGTAGCACCTCATGATCCAAATATTCAAACAGTAGAGTTTGCAAGTTTGCCTCCAAAAATTCCAGGAATTGGTATTGATGGTTTAAATGGGACTCAAAAAGTTGGAGAAACTCGTATAGACAAATATGCTGAGAAGAGTGTTCCTGAGGATCAGTACTATATCTTAGGTACAGACAGCTTAGGTCGTGACTTACTTTCACGCATTCTTTATGGTACAAGAGTATCTTTAATTATTGCTTTTGTAGCAGCCTTTTTCGATTTAACTATAGGAGTGACCTATGGTTTAGTTTCAGGTTGGCTTGGTGGAAGAGTAGATAACTTTATGCAACGTGTCTTGGAAATTTTATCTGGTGTTCCAAACTTAGTTGTAGTTATTTTAATGCTATTAGTGTTACAGCCAGGTATTACATCAATTATTATTGCTTTAGCTATTACTGGATGGATTTCAATGGCCAGGGTAGTCAGGGCTCAAACCTTAAAATTAAAAAATCAAGAATATATTTTAGCTGCTCGTACACTAGGTGAATCATCAGTTAAAATAGCATTTAAACACATCATTCCAAATTTATCCGGTATCATTATTATTCAAACTATGTTCTCAATTCCGTCAGCTATTTTCTTCGAGGCATTCTTGAGTTTTATTGGTATAGGAATTCCAGCACCAACGGCTTCATTAGGAACATTGATTAATGATGGATACAAAACATTCCGCTTCTTACCCCACTTAATGTGGTATCCAGCTGCAGTTATTTGTATCTTAATGATTTCATTTAACTTATTAGCTGATGGTTTGCGTGATGCATTTGATCCAAAAATGAAGGATTAG
- a CDS encoding DUF3899 domain-containing protein, which translates to MKRKITPIHIFLVSLLLCLLIELIVYKELSFYQTTNLTFYGASLFLIIGLFGASFSSGFFDFFNYSMRKTAFNIRKGRHSEEEFSIKPLSKVIGKGYYFFLKVGSALLTISLLTLLAYYLIER; encoded by the coding sequence GTGAAACGAAAAATAACACCTATCCACATCTTTTTGGTGTCGCTCCTTTTATGCTTATTAATTGAATTAATTGTTTATAAAGAGCTCTCATTCTATCAAACGACAAATCTTACATTTTATGGAGCTTCCTTATTTCTCATTATTGGTCTCTTTGGTGCATCCTTTTCATCAGGTTTTTTTGATTTCTTTAACTACAGTATGAGAAAAACAGCTTTTAATATTCGTAAAGGTAGACATTCTGAAGAAGAATTCTCTATTAAACCTCTCTCAAAAGTAATTGGTAAGGGTTATTACTTCTTTTTAAAAGTAGGTTCAGCATTATTAACTATTAGCTTGCTTACATTACTAGCTTATTATCTTATTGAAAGATAA
- the trpS gene encoding tryptophan--tRNA ligase: protein METIFSGIQPSGTPTIGNYIGAMKQFIQLQERYRCYFCIVDEHAITVQQEPLKLRQQTKSLAALYLAIGLDPAKATIFIQSEVSAHAEAAWIVQCNTNIGELERMTQFKDKSAKNNRSGVSVGLLTYPPLMVADIILYQSNLVPVGDDQKQHLELTRDFVSRFNNKYGNGNQLLTMPEVEIPKSGGRIMSLQDPLKKMSKSDENKKSFVSILDEPSIIRKKIKSAVTDSSGVIEYDPKNKPGISNLLTIYASFTDFSIAELVARYQNSGYGQFKEDLGEAIVAVLEPIQIRHNELINSDELNLILDEGAIKAQTVANKTLLKMKNAIGLGRKIR, encoded by the coding sequence ATGGAAACAATTTTTTCAGGTATTCAACCTAGTGGAACTCCTACTATTGGAAATTACATTGGGGCAATGAAACAATTTATACAGTTACAGGAAAGATACAGGTGTTATTTTTGTATCGTTGATGAACATGCCATTACCGTGCAACAAGAACCGTTAAAACTTAGACAGCAAACGAAAAGTCTTGCTGCATTATACTTAGCTATTGGATTGGATCCAGCAAAAGCCACAATCTTTATTCAATCTGAAGTTTCTGCTCACGCTGAAGCTGCTTGGATCGTTCAATGCAATACCAATATAGGTGAATTAGAGCGAATGACGCAGTTTAAAGATAAATCTGCAAAAAATAATCGTTCTGGAGTATCGGTTGGATTATTAACTTATCCTCCTTTAATGGTTGCAGATATTATTCTGTACCAATCTAATTTAGTTCCTGTTGGAGATGATCAAAAACAACACTTGGAACTGACACGCGATTTTGTTAGTCGTTTTAACAATAAATACGGTAATGGTAATCAATTACTTACTATGCCAGAAGTAGAAATACCAAAATCCGGCGGTCGTATCATGAGTTTACAAGATCCCTTAAAGAAAATGAGTAAATCTGATGAGAATAAAAAAAGTTTTGTTTCAATATTAGATGAGCCCTCAATCATTCGTAAAAAAATTAAAAGTGCTGTGACAGATTCTAGCGGAGTTATTGAATATGATCCAAAAAATAAACCTGGTATTTCTAATTTGCTAACAATTTATGCTTCATTTACTGATTTTAGCATTGCTGAATTGGTAGCTCGCTATCAAAATAGTGGCTATGGCCAATTCAAGGAAGATCTAGGCGAAGCTATTGTTGCTGTGCTGGAACCTATTCAGATCAGACACAATGAATTAATCAACTCAGATGAATTAAACTTAATTTTAGATGAAGGTGCCATTAAAGCTCAAACTGTAGCAAATAAAACACTTTTAAAAATGAAAAATGCTATTGGTTTAGGACGAAAAATTAGATAA
- the spxA gene encoding transcriptional regulator SpxA produces the protein MVTLYTSPSCTSCRKAKAWLEENDITYNERNIFSEPLTIGEIKSILRMTEDGTEEIISTRSKVFQELNVELDELPLNKMFDLIQDNPGLLRRPIMVDEKRLQVGYNEDEIRRFLPREVRALELKQAQLIVGY, from the coding sequence ATGGTAACTTTATATACATCGCCTAGCTGTACATCTTGTCGCAAAGCTAAGGCCTGGTTAGAAGAAAATGATATTACTTATAATGAAAGAAACATTTTTTCAGAACCGCTAACAATTGGTGAAATTAAATCGATTTTAAGAATGACAGAAGATGGTACAGAAGAAATCATTTCGACACGTTCTAAAGTATTTCAAGAATTGAATGTTGAATTAGATGAGTTACCTTTAAACAAAATGTTTGATTTGATTCAAGATAATCCGGGCCTTTTACGCCGGCCAATTATGGTAGATGAAAAAAGACTACAAGTTGGCTATAATGAAGATGAAATACGTCGCTTTTTACCTCGCGAAGTACGAGCTCTTGAATTGAAACAAGCTCAACTTATTGTCGGCTATTAA
- a CDS encoding adaptor protein MecA: MEMEHINENTIRVLIENADLEERGVTFLDLLGNHKQIENFFYSILEEVDVDEQFHESDAITFQVLPNGNGLELFISKGGPINDQLDFSSASENLNSDEFSQYIKKQMVQNLNKSEAENELENDNEHSKDETEGIVLRFNQFENMIELSKMMHLDNALSRLFLYKERYYLNLVFFINEMTERSADEEIALALEFADKTPVTQGILEEHGKVIMEKRALELTRHYFK, from the coding sequence ATGGAAATGGAACATATTAACGAAAACACCATTCGAGTATTGATTGAGAATGCTGATTTAGAAGAAAGAGGCGTAACTTTTCTAGATCTTTTAGGAAATCATAAACAAATTGAAAACTTTTTTTATAGTATTTTAGAAGAAGTAGACGTAGACGAACAATTCCATGAATCTGATGCCATCACATTTCAAGTGTTACCAAATGGAAATGGGCTAGAGCTGTTTATCAGCAAAGGTGGTCCGATAAATGATCAATTAGATTTTTCTTCAGCATCTGAAAATCTTAATTCAGATGAATTCTCTCAATATATAAAAAAACAGATGGTGCAAAATTTAAATAAATCTGAAGCTGAGAATGAACTTGAGAATGATAATGAACATTCGAAAGATGAAACAGAAGGAATTGTTTTAAGATTTAATCAATTTGAAAATATGATTGAATTATCAAAAATGATGCATTTGGATAACGCTTTGTCTAGATTGTTTCTTTATAAAGAAAGATATTATTTAAATTTAGTCTTTTTTATTAATGAAATGACCGAAAGAAGTGCTGATGAAGAAATTGCACTCGCACTAGAATTCGCTGATAAAACACCAGTAACTCAAGGGATTTTAGAAGAACACGGCAAAGTAATTATGGAGAAGAGAGCTCTTGAATTGACTCGTCACTATTTTAAATAA
- the opp3b gene encoding oligopeptide ABC transporter permease, with protein sequence MKSYAKFLGKRVLYMLLTLFLIASITFFLMKLLPGTPYSNQDKLSEEQIFIMNEQYGLNEPVPVQYLVYIGGLLQGDLGTSFQFSNTPVTKLLSTRIGPSLQLGIQAVALGTILGIVLGVIAAMYQNTWIDTLATFSAILGRSIPNFVIAVLLQLIFGVYLQWFPIALWDGGFSSSVLPTLALAISPLADSARFIRTEMVEVLGSDYVELARAKGLSRWTVAFKHGVRNALIPLVTIIGPMAVGLMTGSMVVENIYAIPGIGEQFVKSIMTNDYPTIMGVTILYSAMLVFIILVVDILYGVIDPRIRVSTEGGDK encoded by the coding sequence ATGAAAAGCTATGCTAAATTTTTAGGGAAACGTGTACTATACATGTTGTTGACATTATTTTTAATTGCATCGATTACTTTTTTCTTAATGAAGCTTTTACCGGGTACTCCATATAGTAACCAGGATAAACTTTCAGAAGAACAAATCTTTATTATGAACGAACAATATGGATTGAATGAACCGGTGCCGGTTCAGTATCTAGTTTATATTGGTGGATTACTTCAAGGAGATTTAGGAACATCATTCCAATTTAGCAATACTCCTGTAACAAAGCTTTTATCTACGCGTATAGGGCCTTCCTTGCAACTGGGTATTCAAGCGGTTGCGTTAGGGACAATATTGGGTATTGTGTTAGGCGTAATAGCGGCAATGTATCAAAATACATGGATCGACACGCTTGCAACTTTTTCAGCAATTTTAGGAAGATCTATTCCTAACTTTGTTATCGCTGTTCTGCTACAGCTAATATTTGGTGTATATCTGCAATGGTTCCCAATCGCTTTATGGGATGGAGGATTTAGCTCATCTGTTCTTCCTACATTGGCATTAGCTATATCTCCTTTAGCAGATTCAGCTCGATTTATTAGAACAGAAATGGTAGAAGTTTTAGGCAGCGATTACGTTGAATTGGCAAGAGCTAAAGGGTTGAGCAGATGGACAGTAGCATTTAAACATGGTGTCCGTAATGCTTTAATTCCATTAGTGACAATCATAGGACCTATGGCCGTTGGTTTAATGACTGGTTCAATGGTTGTAGAAAATATCTATGCCATTCCTGGTATAGGTGAACAATTCGTAAAATCAATCATGACAAATGATTACCCAACAATCATGGGTGTAACTATTCTTTACTCTGCTATGCTTGTATTTATTATTTTAGTTGTTGATATTTTATACGGAGTAATTGATCCACGTATTCGTGTTTCTACAGAAGGAGGGGACAAATAA
- a CDS encoding MBL fold metallo-hydrolase gives MKLTILGFWGGYPTKNSGTSSYLLETEDYHLLIDVGSASLIALENHVDPLLLDGVILSHYHYDHIADLGVLQFTRQLKRMKNNLERAPMLPIYGHQGDNENFKRLTMDIVSEGIAYHEQEKTYIGPFEIQFMKTLHPVECYAMRITETKTGKILIYTADSGYLPDFIPFSKDADVLLADTNLFNGMENHRVHMTASEVGKIAKEADVKKVILTHLPQVGDLELLKAQAINETPTTEIILAEKDLIIEI, from the coding sequence ATGAAATTAACTATATTAGGTTTTTGGGGCGGGTACCCAACAAAAAATTCAGGTACAAGTTCTTATTTATTAGAAACGGAAGATTATCATTTATTGATCGATGTAGGAAGTGCTTCATTGATTGCTCTAGAAAATCATGTAGATCCTTTATTACTTGATGGAGTTATTTTATCTCATTATCATTATGATCATATAGCTGATTTAGGTGTTTTACAATTCACACGTCAATTAAAAAGAATGAAAAACAACCTTGAAAGAGCTCCTATGCTTCCTATTTACGGGCACCAAGGAGATAATGAAAATTTTAAAAGATTAACTATGGACATTGTAAGTGAAGGTATAGCTTATCACGAACAGGAAAAAACATATATTGGTCCATTCGAAATACAATTTATGAAAACTCTGCATCCAGTGGAATGTTATGCTATGAGAATTACTGAAACGAAAACAGGTAAAATACTAATCTATACAGCAGATTCAGGTTATTTACCCGATTTTATCCCCTTTAGTAAAGATGCGGATGTATTATTGGCTGATACAAATCTCTTTAATGGAATGGAGAATCATCGTGTTCATATGACAGCTTCTGAAGTAGGTAAGATTGCAAAAGAAGCGGATGTAAAAAAAGTTATTCTAACACATCTACCTCAAGTTGGAGACCTAGAGCTATTAAAAGCCCAAGCTATTAATGAAACACCCACAACGGAAATTATATTGGCTGAAAAAGATTTAATAATCGAAATTTAA
- a CDS encoding ABC transporter ATP-binding protein yields MENKEKILEVKGLKQYFNEGTKNEVRAVDDITFDIYKGETFGLVGESGSGKSTTGRSIIRLYNPTAGEVDFEGTKVHDISGKKDMLKFRRDMQMIFQDPYASLNPKMKVRDIIAEGIDIHKLASSTEDRNQQVDDLLKTVGLNPDHASRYPHEFSGGQRQRIGIARALAVKPKFIIADEPISALDVSIQAQVVNLLMELQKTQKLTFLFIAHDLSMVKYISDRIGVMNTGKLLELAPAEEVYNTPLHPYTESLLSAVPLPDPEYERNRVRTPYIPRESNGEPEELREISPGHYVYCRESDIVALKEKKASYKK; encoded by the coding sequence ATGGAAAATAAAGAAAAAATCTTAGAAGTTAAAGGTTTAAAACAGTATTTCAATGAAGGCACAAAGAATGAAGTTCGTGCAGTAGATGATATCACTTTTGATATTTATAAAGGTGAAACCTTTGGACTTGTTGGTGAATCTGGTTCAGGTAAATCAACAACTGGTCGTTCAATTATTCGATTATACAATCCAACAGCTGGTGAAGTTGATTTTGAGGGTACAAAAGTTCATGATATATCTGGAAAAAAAGATATGTTGAAATTTAGAAGAGATATGCAAATGATTTTTCAAGATCCATATGCATCTTTAAATCCGAAAATGAAAGTCCGTGATATTATTGCTGAAGGTATCGATATTCATAAATTAGCCAGTTCTACTGAAGATAGAAACCAACAAGTAGATGATTTGTTAAAAACTGTAGGACTAAATCCAGATCATGCTTCACGATACCCACATGAATTTTCAGGTGGACAGAGACAACGTATTGGAATCGCTAGGGCTTTAGCAGTTAAACCCAAGTTTATTATTGCTGATGAACCAATTTCTGCATTGGATGTTTCTATTCAAGCACAGGTTGTAAACTTGTTGATGGAATTGCAAAAAACGCAAAAATTAACATTTTTATTTATTGCACATGATTTATCAATGGTTAAATATATTAGTGACCGTATTGGTGTAATGAATACTGGGAAATTACTTGAATTAGCACCTGCTGAAGAAGTTTATAATACACCCTTACATCCTTACACTGAAAGCTTATTGTCTGCTGTGCCCTTACCAGATCCTGAATACGAGCGTAATCGTGTGCGTACTCCATATATTCCTCGTGAATCAAATGGAGAACCTGAAGAATTACGTGAAATTTCGCCTGGACACTATGTTTATTGCAGAGAATCTGATATTGTAGCTTTAAAAGAAAAAAAAGCTAGCTATAAAAAATAA
- a CDS encoding ABC transporter ATP-binding protein, with product MSNVLEVKDLEITFDTYAGKVKAIRGVSFDLKKGETLAIVGESGSGKSVTTRSIMRLLSQNANIESGEILFNGEDLIKKSEKEMQGIRGKEIAMIFQDPMTSLNPTMTIGKQISEPIRLHQKLNKEDARKRALELLNLVGLPDSERRMKQYPHQFSGGQRQRIVIAIALACNPEVLIADEPTTALDVTIQAQILDLMKELQQKIATSIIFITHDLGVVANVADRVAVMYAGKIVEIGTVDEIFYNPQHPYTWGLISSMPTLEITETLYAIPGTPPDLLDPPKGDAFAPRNAFAMKIDTELEPPFFKISETHSALTWLLHPDAPAVEPPPEIKARHKIFEERFAPLHESLKSTKTQVKGGQN from the coding sequence ATGAGTAATGTATTAGAAGTTAAAGATTTAGAGATTACGTTCGACACCTATGCTGGTAAAGTAAAAGCTATCCGCGGTGTCAGTTTTGATTTAAAAAAAGGCGAAACGTTAGCAATCGTAGGCGAATCCGGTTCTGGAAAATCAGTTACAACTCGTAGCATTATGCGATTGTTGTCACAAAATGCCAATATCGAAAGTGGCGAAATTTTATTCAATGGTGAAGATCTTATTAAGAAATCTGAAAAAGAAATGCAAGGTATTCGTGGCAAAGAAATTGCAATGATTTTTCAAGATCCAATGACTTCGCTTAATCCAACAATGACGATTGGTAAACAAATTTCTGAACCAATTCGATTGCATCAAAAACTAAATAAAGAAGATGCTAGAAAAAGAGCACTAGAATTATTGAATTTAGTAGGTTTACCCGATTCAGAGAGACGTATGAAACAATACCCACATCAATTTTCTGGTGGACAAAGACAGCGTATTGTTATTGCGATTGCCCTTGCTTGTAATCCGGAAGTCTTAATTGCTGATGAACCAACAACAGCATTAGACGTAACTATTCAAGCACAAATTTTAGATCTAATGAAAGAATTGCAGCAAAAAATTGCAACTTCAATTATCTTTATTACACATGATTTAGGTGTAGTAGCAAATGTTGCAGATCGTGTTGCAGTAATGTATGCTGGTAAGATTGTTGAAATTGGAACGGTCGATGAAATTTTTTATAATCCACAACACCCGTATACATGGGGATTGATTAGTTCTATGCCAACTTTAGAAATCACAGAAACATTGTATGCCATTCCTGGAACACCTCCAGATTTATTGGATCCTCCAAAAGGTGATGCATTTGCTCCACGTAATGCATTTGCAATGAAAATTGATACTGAATTAGAGCCACCTTTCTTTAAAATTTCTGAAACACATTCTGCGTTAACATGGTTGTTGCATCCTGATGCTCCAGCAGTTGAACCGCCACCAGAAATTAAAGCACGTCATAAAATTTTTGAAGAAAGATTTGCCCCACTTCATGAATCTTTAAAGAGTACTAAGACTCAAGTTAAAGGAGGGCAAAATTAA
- a CDS encoding lipoate--protein ligase — translation MYYVKNARDGKEITDPAINLAIEYHLLNNVILDEPILLFYINEPSIIIGRNQNTIEEINTEYVEKKNIHIVRRFSGGGAVYHDFGVFCFCFITQDDGNSFRDFGKFTEPIIDSLHKMGVEGAKLEGRNDLLINGQKFSGNAMYSKNGRMTAHGTIMFDSDIEEVVNALKVRKDKIESKGIKSIRSRVTNIKPYLSDDYQFLNTKEFRDRLLLNIFDVTKAEDVKEYKLTDHDWKQIEELSKKYFSNWDWNYGKSPKFELVRRHRFSIGSVEFKMDVDKGFIQDIRIFGDFFGLGDIADVEEKLAGIKYDSLSINEALNDINIKKYFGNITKEELLHLIY, via the coding sequence ATGTATTATGTAAAAAATGCTCGCGATGGTAAAGAAATAACGGATCCCGCAATTAATTTAGCAATTGAGTACCACCTATTAAATAATGTCATTTTAGATGAACCAATATTGCTTTTTTATATCAACGAGCCGTCTATCATAATTGGAAGAAATCAAAATACGATTGAAGAAATCAATACAGAATATGTAGAGAAAAAAAATATTCACATCGTTCGTCGCTTTTCAGGTGGTGGAGCTGTCTATCATGATTTTGGAGTCTTTTGTTTTTGTTTTATTACCCAAGATGATGGAAATTCATTCCGAGATTTTGGTAAATTTACAGAGCCAATTATAGATTCATTACACAAAATGGGTGTCGAAGGTGCTAAGCTTGAAGGCAGAAACGACTTGCTGATTAACGGGCAAAAATTCTCTGGTAATGCAATGTACTCAAAAAATGGCCGAATGACAGCACACGGTACAATCATGTTTGATAGTGACATCGAAGAAGTCGTAAATGCACTCAAAGTCAGGAAAGATAAAATTGAATCAAAAGGAATCAAATCAATAAGAAGCCGTGTAACAAATATCAAGCCTTATTTATCTGATGATTATCAATTCTTAAATACTAAGGAATTTAGAGATCGGTTATTATTAAATATATTTGATGTAACTAAAGCTGAAGACGTTAAAGAGTACAAACTGACAGATCATGATTGGAAGCAAATAGAAGAACTTTCTAAAAAATATTTTAGTAATTGGGATTGGAATTACGGGAAATCACCAAAATTTGAATTGGTTCGTCGTCATCGTTTTTCAATTGGTTCGGTTGAATTTAAAATGGATGTCGATAAAGGTTTTATCCAAGATATTCGTATTTTTGGAGATTTTTTTGGATTAGGAGATATCGCAGATGTCGAAGAAAAATTAGCCGGTATTAAGTATGATTCTCTATCTATAAATGAAGCTTTAAATGATATCAATATTAAAAAATATTTCGGAAATATCACCAAAGAAGAACTACTGCATTTAATATACTAA